One window of Pelobates fuscus isolate aPelFus1 chromosome 9, aPelFus1.pri, whole genome shotgun sequence genomic DNA carries:
- the NKRF gene encoding NF-kappa-B-repressing factor translates to MAGRTEKPGLEELRQYHESDKQWAAREQFLRKHRHLYPGRKLDQLIALSVVWTNMVFMGNRYGEQLTQKVHEMAEGIDLGEMPSFELVPGTKALKRRRAADDGEQPPKKSASKFGPRPRFQPVHFVVSTVEDDKKFIPTKDNSDRCFPAEDSILNRSTSQMVPQSSYSFTSDEVYVTEEDCEPEQNSSNVKEQSIHEPGTFMSKIEQNYTAKYESHYSEMSKDFRSNVLDTWTDVNKPGRKGFGFVKTPHKPGRCMQGQGNHSLQNSEKSTFIKQLSAVVRQKMGAYHKDDKHINYTCMLSSSIQDCKKNPEYTYVSLKEIHPLDLPESYRPQSSGYACEVRCQDIYLATGYSGSKNGARDKAAKNAIQLLQKPVEVIAVTRKFGHAYIDDFVVWLTNTPFKELPPALKLHSGTELSPFNQQGSDLVKGGSSSKTWSDFILTENACDAIGILNNSARFNKMTVGYTYDAGPGNTWRCSVYVQDHYVADGYGTKKSSKHAAAEAAVQILKNQQSKLQKTSYTQPPSNETAELKDIMIYENTSNPVCTLNNTAQFNKVTVEYVFEKEEGLNWKCKVFMEQTFLAEAVGIRKAVKHLAAEEAVKALKKTQPVLINNIKNGPVQDAISRQQIHGWSKKEASRQQIKEDNIGNQLLRKMGWTGGGLGKAGEGIAEPISVTEQFHREGLGLVSNKHKINKRDLEQIIRVYASSHNQDDLTFSRGLSNEERKLIHQLALRFGLKSRSHGQGEERFLVVSRKRSKQDLLNELRRQGQVGSYALVLPEEEHNL, encoded by the exons ATGGCCGGGAGGACCGAGAAGCCCGGGCTGGAGGAGCTGCGCCAGTACCATGAGAGCGACAAGCAGTGGGCGGCCCGGGAGCAATTCCTGCGTAAACACCGACACCTCTACCCGGGCCGCAAGCTGGACCAGCTCATCGCCCTGTCTGTGGTGTGGACCAACATGGTCTTCATGGGCAACCG TTATGGGGAGCAGCTCACTCAAAAGGTTCATGAAATGGCTGAAGGAATTGACCTTGGTGAAATGCCATCGTTTGAGCTTGTACCAGGAACCAAAGCATTGAAAAGGCGAAGAGCTGCAGATGATG GTGAGCAGCCTCCAAAGAAGAGTGCTTCTAAGTTTGGTCCGCGGCCTCGTTTTCAGCCAGTGCATTTTGTTGTCAGCACGGTAGAAGATGACAAAAAGTTTATTCCTACCAAAGATAATTCGGATAGGTGTTTTCCAGCTGAAGATAGTATTTTAAATCGTTCAACTTCTCAAATGGTGCCACAAAGCTCATATTCATTCACTTCAGATGAGGTCTATGTAACTGAAGAAGACTGTGAACCAGAACAGAACTCCTCAAATGTAAAAGAACAAAGCATACATGAACCTGGAACCTTCATGTCGAAAATAGAGCAGAATTACACGGCTAAGTATGAATCTCATTATTCAGAAATGTCCAAAGACTTTCGCAGCAATGTGCTAGATACATGGACAGAtgtaaacaaaccaggaaggaaAGGCTTTGGGTTTGTAAAAACGCCACACAAACCAGGAAGATGTATGCAAGGTCAAGGAAACCATTCTTTACAGAATTCAGAGAAATCCACTTTTATAAAACAGCTTTCAGCTGTTGTGAGACAAAAAATGGGAGCGTATCACAAGGATGATAAGCACATAAATTACACTTGTATGTTATCCAGCAGCATTCAGGATTGTAAGAAAAACCCAGAGTATACATATGTGTCTCTAAAAGAGATTCACCCATTGGACCTCCCGGAAAGCTACAGGCCTCAAAGCAGTGGATATGCATGTGAAGTGAGATGCCAGGATATTTACTTAGCCACCGGGTACTCGGGCAGTAAAAATGGAGCTAGAGATAAAGCCGCTAAGAACGCCATACAGCTGCTACAGAAACCTGTAGAAGTGATAGCTGTAACACGAAAATTCGGACATGCCTACATAGACGATTTTGTAGTTTGGTTAACAAACACACCTTTCAAGGAATTGCCACCTGCCTTAAAACTGCATAGTGGTACAGAATTGTCTCCCTTTAATCAACAAGGAAGTGATTTGGTAAAAGGAGGATCCTCATCCAAAACCTGGTCAGATTTTATTCTTACTGAAAATGCATGTGATGCCATAGGCATACTGAACAACTCTGCTAGATTTAACAAAATGACAGTGGGCTATACGTACGACGCGGGACCTGGCAATACGTggcgatgcagtgtgtatgttcaaGATCACTATGTAGCAGATGGATATGGCACCAAAAAAAGCAGCAAACATGCTGCAGCGGAAGCTGCTGTCCAAATTCTCAAGAACCAGCAGTCTAAACTCCAGAAGACTAGCTACACTCAACCTCCCAGCAATGAAACCGCGGAATTGAAAGATATTATGATCTATGAAAACACCTCAAATCCAGTTTGTACTTTAAACAATACTGCCCAGTTCAACAAAGTGACTGTAGAATACGTATTTGAAAAAGAGGAAGGCTTGAATTGGAAGTGCAAGGTGTTCATGGAGCAGACGTTTTTAGCTGAAGCAGTTGGCATTAGAAAAGCAGTAAAACATCTTGCAGCCGAGGAGGCTGTGAAGGCTCTGAAGAAGACTCAGCCTGTGTTGATTAACAACATAAAGAATGGTCCTGTGCAAGATGCTATTTCAAGACAACAAATTCATGGGTGGTCAAAGAAAGAGGCATCCAGGCAACAAATTAAGGAGGATAACATTGGCAACCAACTGCTCAGAAAGATGGGATGGACAGGTGGAGGCTTGGGGAAAGCAGGGGAAGGAATAGCTGAGCCGATATCTGTTACAGAACAGTTTCACCGGGAAGGGCTGGGTCTCGtatcaaacaaacacaaaataaataagcgTGACCTTGAACAGATAATTAGAGTCTATGCTTCTTCTCATAACCAGGATGATCTAACGTTCTCCAGAGGACTTAGCAACGAAGAACGAAAGCTTATACATCAATTGGCTTTAAGATTTGGCCTCAAAAGTAGATCTCATGGACAGGGTGAGGAAAGATTCTTGGTTGTAAGCAGAAAAAGAAGTAAACAAGATCTCTTAAATGAGTTGCGACGACAAGGGCAGGTTGGATCTTATGCACTTGTTCTACCTGAAGAAGAACATAATTTGTAA